In Paractinoplanes brasiliensis, the following proteins share a genomic window:
- a CDS encoding alpha,alpha-trehalose-phosphate synthase (UDP-forming) yields the protein MAERSSFVVVANRLPVDEVTTPDGERQWRTSPGGLVTALHPVLTEHGGTWIGWAGGTGEAPDPFELEGIRIHPVPLSAEELERYYEGQSNATIWPLYHDAVETPVYKRRWRETYRLVNQRFAEAAAQVAEDGATVWVQDYQLQLVPAMLRELRPDLKIGFFLHIPFPPIELFMQMPFRAEVLRGLLGSDLVGFQQRLAAQNFVRLARHLLGLRYEGQSIQVDGRKVKAGAFPISIDTKEMERLAADPKVQARAKEIRAELGDPKTIILGVDRLDYTKGIELRLKAFRELLADGKLKVGDAVMVQVATPSRERVEHYQTLRVKVEREVGRINGEFGRVGVPAVHYLHQSYSKQELAAMYVAADVMMVTPLRDGMNLVAKEYVACRADTGGALVLSEFAGAATELRQSFLCNPHDPDGVKDALLRAVAAEPSEQKRRMRVMQRHLRTHDVAQWAHTFLDALEVAAEGREPQPEADQST from the coding sequence GTGGCCGAACGAAGTTCCTTCGTCGTTGTCGCCAACCGTCTGCCCGTCGATGAAGTAACCACCCCGGACGGGGAGCGCCAGTGGCGCACGAGTCCAGGTGGTCTGGTCACAGCGTTGCACCCGGTGCTCACCGAGCACGGGGGCACATGGATCGGATGGGCCGGGGGCACCGGCGAGGCGCCCGATCCGTTCGAGCTGGAGGGCATCCGGATCCACCCGGTGCCGTTGAGCGCCGAGGAGCTCGAACGCTACTACGAGGGCCAGTCCAACGCGACGATCTGGCCTCTCTACCACGACGCCGTCGAGACCCCGGTCTACAAGCGCCGCTGGCGTGAGACATACAGGCTGGTCAACCAGCGCTTCGCCGAGGCCGCCGCCCAGGTGGCCGAGGACGGCGCGACCGTGTGGGTGCAGGACTACCAGCTGCAGCTCGTGCCGGCCATGCTGCGCGAGCTGCGGCCCGACCTCAAGATCGGGTTCTTTCTGCACATCCCGTTCCCGCCGATCGAGCTGTTCATGCAGATGCCGTTCCGGGCCGAGGTGCTGCGCGGGTTGCTCGGCTCAGACCTGGTCGGCTTCCAGCAGCGGCTCGCGGCGCAGAACTTCGTACGGCTGGCCCGGCACCTGCTCGGCCTGCGGTACGAGGGCCAGTCGATCCAGGTGGACGGCCGCAAGGTCAAGGCGGGCGCGTTCCCGATCAGCATCGACACCAAGGAGATGGAACGGCTCGCGGCCGACCCCAAGGTGCAGGCCCGCGCCAAAGAGATCCGGGCCGAGCTGGGCGACCCCAAGACGATCATCCTGGGCGTCGACCGGCTCGACTACACCAAGGGCATCGAGCTGCGGCTCAAGGCGTTCCGCGAGCTGCTGGCCGACGGCAAGCTCAAGGTCGGCGACGCCGTGATGGTGCAGGTGGCGACGCCGAGCCGGGAACGCGTCGAGCACTACCAGACGCTGCGGGTCAAGGTCGAGCGCGAGGTCGGGCGGATCAACGGCGAGTTCGGCCGGGTCGGCGTGCCGGCCGTGCACTACCTGCACCAGTCGTACAGCAAGCAGGAACTGGCGGCGATGTACGTGGCGGCCGACGTGATGATGGTGACGCCGCTGCGCGACGGCATGAACCTGGTCGCCAAGGAATACGTCGCCTGCCGCGCCGACACCGGCGGGGCGCTGGTGCTCAGCGAGTTCGCGGGCGCGGCCACGGAGCTGCGCCAGTCGTTCCTGTGCAACCCGCACGACCCCGACGGGGTCAAGGACGCGCTGCTGCGGGCGGTGGCGGCCGAGCCGTCCGAGCAGAAGCGCCGGATGCGTGTGATGCAGCGTCACCTGCGTACTCACGATGTCGCGCAGTGGGCCCACACGTTCCTCGACGCGCTCGAGGTGGCCGCCGAGGGCCGCGAGCCCCAGCCCGAGGCGGATCAGTCCACGTAA
- a CDS encoding VOC family protein, which yields MDERPQMTMTAVVLDAPDARELAAFYQRLLGWSATQEEDDWVVLGAPGGGAGLSFQTEKLYTRPVWPARPDEPQMSAHLDIRVEELEAASEHATRAGATLAAFQPQEHVRVFLDPAGHPFCLYVD from the coding sequence ATGGACGAACGGCCGCAGATGACGATGACGGCGGTGGTGCTGGACGCGCCCGACGCTCGTGAACTGGCCGCCTTCTATCAGCGGTTGCTGGGCTGGAGCGCGACCCAGGAGGAGGACGACTGGGTGGTGCTCGGGGCGCCGGGTGGCGGCGCCGGGCTGTCTTTCCAGACCGAGAAGCTCTATACGCGCCCGGTGTGGCCCGCGCGCCCCGACGAACCGCAGATGAGCGCGCACCTCGACATCCGGGTGGAGGAGCTGGAAGCGGCGAGCGAGCACGCCACCCGAGCGGGCGCGACGCTCGCCGCCTTCCAGCCGCAGGAGCACGTACGGGTCTTTCTCGACCCGGCCGGGCATCCCTTCTGTCTTTACGTGGACTGA
- the cobA gene encoding uroporphyrinogen-III C-methyltransferase, translating into MSIYPLGLKLTGRRVLVVGGGAVATRRVPALLAAGAVVEIVSPELTPALRGQVDAGRLTWSERRFVPADVVGAWLVHVAIDDPAAAEQVSAAAEQHHVFCVRADDRDAATAWTPAVTRHGQVTVAVTDGGDRRRAMAVRDLVANALESSPPVAGQHKGVALVGAGPGDPELITVKGRRLLAAADVVVADRLVPGLLLGELRPEVEFVDAAKIPYGPAAAQEEINRILVERAIEGKFVVRLKGGDPFVFGRGGEEAIACAQAGVPVLVVPGVTSSIAAPALAGIPVTHRGVAHEFTVVSGHIPPDHADSLVDWAALARMRGTLVVLMGLKNLSRIAERLIAEGRSPATPAAVVQEGSTSHQRSLRSTLGEVAEAVTEAGIRPPAVVVIGEVVHAAV; encoded by the coding sequence ATGAGCATCTACCCACTCGGGCTCAAGCTGACCGGCCGTCGCGTGCTGGTCGTGGGCGGCGGCGCGGTGGCCACCCGCAGAGTGCCCGCCCTGCTCGCCGCGGGCGCGGTTGTCGAGATCGTGTCGCCGGAGCTCACCCCGGCCCTGCGCGGCCAGGTCGACGCCGGCCGGCTCACCTGGAGCGAGCGCCGGTTCGTCCCGGCCGACGTCGTGGGCGCCTGGCTGGTGCACGTGGCGATCGACGACCCGGCCGCGGCCGAACAGGTGAGCGCCGCCGCCGAGCAGCACCACGTTTTCTGCGTACGGGCGGACGACCGTGACGCAGCGACGGCCTGGACCCCCGCCGTGACCCGGCACGGGCAGGTCACCGTGGCCGTGACCGACGGCGGCGACCGGCGGCGCGCGATGGCCGTCCGCGATCTCGTCGCCAACGCGCTGGAGAGCAGTCCGCCCGTCGCCGGGCAGCACAAGGGTGTGGCGCTGGTCGGTGCGGGTCCCGGCGACCCCGAGCTGATCACCGTCAAGGGCCGTCGCCTGCTCGCCGCGGCCGACGTCGTGGTGGCCGACCGGCTCGTGCCCGGCCTGCTGCTGGGTGAGCTGCGGCCCGAGGTCGAGTTCGTGGACGCCGCGAAGATCCCGTACGGGCCGGCCGCGGCCCAGGAGGAGATCAACCGCATCCTGGTCGAGCGGGCGATCGAGGGGAAGTTCGTGGTGCGGCTCAAGGGCGGCGACCCGTTCGTCTTCGGCCGTGGCGGCGAGGAGGCGATCGCCTGCGCCCAGGCCGGCGTGCCGGTGCTCGTCGTGCCCGGCGTGACCAGCTCGATAGCCGCGCCCGCGCTGGCCGGCATCCCGGTCACCCACCGCGGCGTCGCCCACGAGTTCACCGTGGTCAGCGGGCACATCCCGCCCGATCACGCCGATTCGCTGGTCGACTGGGCCGCGTTGGCCCGGATGCGGGGCACCCTGGTCGTGCTGATGGGGCTCAAGAACCTGAGCCGGATCGCCGAGCGGCTGATCGCCGAGGGCCGCTCGCCCGCAACGCCCGCCGCCGTCGTGCAGGAGGGCTCCACCAGCCACCAGCGTTCGCTGCGCAGCACGCTCGGCGAGGTCGCGGAGGCGGTGACCGAGGCGGGCATCCGGCCCCCGGCGGTCGTCGTCATCGGCGAGGTCGTGCACGCAGCGGTATAG
- the cobT gene encoding nicotinate-nucleotide--dimethylbenzimidazole phosphoribosyltransferase translates to MEEALAAIRPADEQAMAAARDHQARLTKPAGSLGALEELSVRLSGLAGVCPPPLPSPATVAVFAGDHGVHAQGVSPWPQEVTAQMVANFVAGGAVVNAFARQAGADVMVVDVGVAIPLHGGATLLDANVRRGTRDLSTGPALTRDEALAAVEVGLGVARALVDSGAKCLLTGDMGIANTTPAAALIAVFTGSDPAVVTGRGTGIDDATLDHKVDVVRRALALHSPGPADPLGVLAAVGGLEHAALTGFILGAAAQRVPVIIDGVIAASAALAAAAFAPDAAAAMVAGHRSAEPGATVALAHLGLEPLIDLGMRLGEGSGAALALPVVEAAVRVLHEVATFDSAGVSEK, encoded by the coding sequence CTGGAGGAGGCGCTCGCCGCGATCCGCCCCGCCGACGAGCAGGCCATGGCGGCGGCGCGTGATCATCAGGCGCGCCTGACCAAACCGGCCGGCTCGCTGGGCGCGCTCGAGGAGCTTTCCGTACGCCTGTCCGGCCTGGCCGGTGTCTGTCCGCCGCCGCTGCCCAGCCCGGCCACGGTGGCCGTCTTCGCCGGTGACCACGGCGTGCACGCCCAGGGCGTCTCCCCCTGGCCGCAGGAGGTCACCGCCCAGATGGTGGCCAACTTCGTGGCCGGCGGCGCGGTCGTCAACGCGTTCGCCCGGCAGGCCGGCGCCGACGTGATGGTGGTCGACGTCGGCGTGGCGATCCCGCTGCACGGCGGCGCCACCCTGCTCGACGCGAACGTGCGCCGCGGCACCCGTGACCTGTCGACCGGCCCGGCCCTGACCCGCGACGAGGCGCTGGCCGCGGTCGAGGTCGGCCTCGGCGTCGCCCGCGCGCTGGTCGACTCCGGCGCGAAATGCCTGCTCACCGGCGACATGGGCATTGCCAACACCACCCCCGCGGCGGCCCTGATCGCGGTCTTCACCGGCAGCGACCCGGCCGTCGTGACGGGGCGCGGCACCGGCATCGACGACGCCACGCTCGACCACAAGGTCGACGTCGTCCGCCGCGCGTTGGCTCTGCACTCGCCCGGCCCGGCCGATCCGCTCGGCGTTCTCGCCGCGGTCGGCGGCCTCGAACACGCAGCGCTGACCGGCTTCATCCTGGGCGCGGCCGCGCAGCGAGTCCCCGTGATCATCGACGGGGTGATCGCCGCCTCGGCCGCGCTGGCCGCCGCCGCGTTCGCCCCGGACGCCGCGGCCGCCATGGTTGCCGGTCACCGCTCGGCCGAGCCCGGCGCCACCGTCGCGCTGGCCCACCTCGGCCTGGAACCGCTGATCGACCTGGGCATGCGCCTCGGCGAGGGCAGCGGCGCCGCCCTCGCCCTGCCGGTTGTGGAAGCAGCCGTACGCGTCCTGCACGAGGTCGCCACGTTCGACTCGGCCGGGGTGTCGGAGAAGTAA
- the cobC gene encoding Rv2231c family pyridoxal phosphate-dependent protein CobC, whose protein sequence is MTGRIGRKSDAVRVRHAEPMTVDLGHHGDTEVGAGLMDLAVNVRREPMPAWLAEPLRESLDSLAAYPDATGATAAVAARHGRDPSEVLLTAGAAQAFVLLAQALRDARRPVVVHPQFTEPEAALRNAGHTVERVLLREQDGFRLDASLVPADADLVFVGNPTNPTSVLHPAAEIARLARPGRVLVVDEAFSDTTHREGVPGEPESLATRSDLPGLVVLRSLTKTWGLAGLRIGYLLGPAALLPRLAAAQPLWAVSTPALAAATACASPTAIKAEREIASRLAAERSYLVQRLRHVPKVTVAGDPASAFVSVRLPGADKVRLELRERGYAVRRGDTFPGLGADWLRIAVRDTAITDAFVDTLTTVLEERP, encoded by the coding sequence ATGACCGGACGGATCGGCCGAAAGTCCGACGCCGTTCGGGTCCGGCATGCTGAGCCCATGACTGTCGACCTCGGCCATCACGGCGACACGGAGGTGGGCGCCGGGCTGATGGATCTGGCCGTCAACGTGCGCCGCGAGCCCATGCCGGCCTGGCTCGCCGAGCCGCTGCGGGAGTCGTTGGACAGCCTCGCGGCGTACCCCGACGCGACCGGGGCGACAGCCGCCGTGGCGGCCCGGCACGGCCGTGACCCCTCCGAGGTGTTGCTCACCGCGGGCGCGGCGCAGGCCTTCGTGCTGCTCGCGCAGGCCTTGCGGGACGCTCGTCGCCCGGTCGTGGTGCACCCGCAGTTCACCGAGCCCGAGGCCGCCCTGCGCAACGCCGGTCACACCGTCGAGCGCGTGCTGCTGCGCGAGCAGGACGGTTTCCGCCTCGACGCGTCACTCGTGCCGGCCGATGCCGACCTGGTCTTCGTGGGCAACCCGACCAACCCGACCTCGGTGCTGCACCCGGCCGCCGAGATCGCCCGTCTCGCCCGGCCCGGCCGTGTGCTGGTGGTCGACGAGGCGTTCTCGGACACCACCCACCGCGAGGGGGTCCCGGGGGAGCCCGAGTCGCTGGCCACCCGGTCCGACCTGCCCGGCCTGGTGGTGCTGCGCAGCCTGACCAAGACGTGGGGGCTGGCCGGGCTGCGGATCGGCTATCTGCTCGGCCCGGCCGCCCTGCTGCCCCGTCTGGCCGCCGCGCAGCCGCTCTGGGCGGTCTCGACGCCCGCGCTGGCCGCTGCCACGGCCTGTGCCTCGCCGACCGCGATCAAGGCCGAACGGGAGATCGCGTCCCGCCTCGCGGCCGAGCGCTCCTACCTGGTGCAAAGGCTCCGGCACGTGCCGAAGGTCACGGTTGCGGGTGATCCGGCCTCCGCGTTTGTTTCCGTACGCCTCCCCGGCGCCGACAAAGTGCGTCTTGAGCTGCGGGAACGTGGTTATGCAGTGCGCCGCGGCGACACTTTTCCCGGGCTGGGCGCTGATTGGCTGCGGATCGCGGTGCGCGACACTGCCATCACCGACGCCTTCGTCGACACCTTGACCACCGTGCTGGAGGAGCGCCCGTGA
- a CDS encoding transglycosylase domain-containing protein — MVAAGKVAPLVRAGLIAGLVIAGLAYPLAALAGLGVKAGTEALQGLPEELIEVPTAQTTYVYAKDGKTPLTMFYEEHRKPIKIAEMSPYITQAIVASEDTRFYEHNGVDAKGVARAFVANQKAGGVSQGASTLTMQYVRMALRDGAQTPKEALEATEQTPQRKLREMRMAIELEKRMSKQEILERYLNTAYYGHRAYGIFAASQVFFSKLPRDLNLNEAALLAGLVKAPSAYDPATQDRQAATSRRNYVIDQMHKIGAITPQRAATAKREPIRLKLSSPPNDCIGVADKRNDWGFFCDYLKSWWKEQPAFGRNPMEREENLRRGGYRIVTSIDPKVQASAMKHILDKEKRRSRIAHGQVIIEPNTGRVLSMAVNRRYSLDQKDNKRHSRYRHLKGNYPNTVNPLLGGGTMAGYQAGSTFKIFTLLAALDEGMPLSTSYYSPQRFYSKYITAPGPATCGVRWCPKNSTASMTGNQTMWSGFGKSVNTYFVQLEQKVGAEKAVRMAERLGLRWRTDIDRKLASPEHASGWGAFTLGVSDVTPIEMANVFATLAAEGNYCEPLPVRSIRTRDGKEATFQGKVVAAPRCHRAVSVDVARAATDAARCVTGYGAARGSCGGWGTSEMVYGVLRRPVAGKSGTTDSNKSAWFCGFTPQLAAAAFVADPDNPEKNVGSSRSTTSKYTVAETLKDALKGKPKTKFTPPSGGLVSRWHDRDRDRDQDSDRDRDRDSDRDHDDERDDEDRD; from the coding sequence ATGGTGGCAGCCGGAAAAGTCGCTCCCCTCGTCCGTGCCGGCCTGATCGCGGGTCTCGTGATCGCCGGTCTCGCCTACCCCCTAGCCGCCCTCGCCGGTCTCGGCGTCAAGGCGGGCACCGAGGCTCTGCAGGGCTTGCCCGAGGAGCTGATCGAGGTGCCCACGGCCCAGACCACGTACGTGTACGCCAAGGACGGCAAGACGCCGCTGACGATGTTCTACGAGGAGCACCGGAAACCGATCAAGATCGCCGAGATGTCGCCGTACATCACCCAGGCGATCGTCGCGTCCGAGGACACCCGCTTCTACGAGCACAACGGCGTGGACGCCAAGGGTGTAGCCCGCGCTTTCGTGGCCAACCAGAAGGCGGGCGGGGTGTCGCAGGGCGCGTCGACGCTGACCATGCAGTACGTACGGATGGCTCTGCGGGACGGCGCCCAGACGCCGAAGGAGGCGCTGGAGGCGACCGAGCAGACGCCCCAGCGCAAACTGCGCGAGATGCGGATGGCCATCGAGCTCGAGAAGCGCATGAGCAAGCAGGAGATCCTCGAGCGCTACCTCAACACGGCGTATTACGGCCACCGGGCGTACGGGATCTTCGCGGCTTCGCAGGTCTTCTTCTCGAAACTGCCCCGGGATCTGAACCTCAACGAGGCCGCGCTGCTGGCGGGCCTGGTCAAGGCGCCGTCGGCCTACGACCCGGCGACCCAGGACCGGCAGGCCGCAACGAGCCGGCGCAACTACGTGATCGACCAGATGCACAAGATCGGGGCGATCACGCCGCAACGAGCCGCCACCGCCAAGCGGGAGCCGATCAGGCTGAAGCTCAGCTCACCGCCGAACGACTGCATCGGCGTCGCCGACAAGCGCAACGACTGGGGCTTCTTCTGCGACTACCTGAAGTCGTGGTGGAAGGAACAACCCGCGTTCGGCCGCAACCCGATGGAACGCGAGGAGAACCTGCGCCGCGGCGGCTACCGGATCGTCACCTCGATCGACCCGAAGGTGCAGGCCTCGGCGATGAAGCACATCCTCGACAAGGAGAAGCGCCGCAGCCGGATCGCGCACGGCCAGGTGATCATCGAGCCGAACACCGGACGGGTGCTCAGCATGGCGGTGAACAGGCGTTACTCGCTCGACCAGAAGGACAACAAGAGGCACAGCCGTTACCGCCACCTCAAGGGCAACTATCCGAACACGGTGAACCCGCTGCTCGGCGGGGGCACGATGGCCGGATACCAGGCCGGATCGACGTTCAAGATCTTCACCCTGCTGGCCGCGCTCGACGAGGGCATGCCGCTGAGCACGTCGTACTACAGCCCGCAGCGGTTCTACTCGAAGTACATCACCGCGCCCGGACCGGCGACCTGCGGCGTGCGCTGGTGCCCGAAGAACTCGACGGCCTCGATGACCGGCAACCAGACCATGTGGAGCGGCTTCGGCAAGTCGGTGAACACCTACTTCGTCCAGCTCGAACAGAAGGTCGGGGCGGAGAAGGCGGTACGGATGGCGGAGCGGCTGGGGCTGCGGTGGCGTACGGACATCGACCGCAAGCTGGCGTCGCCCGAGCACGCCTCGGGGTGGGGCGCGTTCACGCTGGGCGTCAGCGACGTCACACCGATCGAGATGGCCAACGTGTTCGCCACGCTGGCCGCCGAGGGCAACTACTGCGAACCCCTCCCCGTACGTTCGATCCGGACCCGGGACGGCAAGGAAGCCACGTTCCAGGGGAAGGTCGTCGCGGCGCCGCGCTGTCACCGTGCGGTGAGCGTCGACGTCGCCCGCGCGGCCACCGACGCCGCCCGATGCGTCACCGGGTACGGCGCGGCTCGCGGCAGCTGCGGCGGCTGGGGCACCTCCGAGATGGTGTACGGGGTCCTGCGGCGCCCGGTCGCCGGCAAGAGCGGCACCACCGACAGCAACAAGAGCGCCTGGTTCTGCGGTTTCACCCCGCAGCTGGCTGCGGCCGCGTTCGTGGCCGACCCGGACAACCCCGAGAAGAACGTCGGCTCCAGCCGCTCGACCACCTCGAAGTACACGGTCGCGGAGACGTTGAAGGACGCGCTGAAGGGCAAGCCGAAGACGAAGTTCACCCCGCCCTCGGGCGGCCTGGTCTCCCGCTGGCACGACCGCGACCGCGATCGTGACCAGGACAGCGACCGGGATCGTGACCGGGACAGCGACCGGGACCACGACGACGAGCGGGACGACGAGGATCGCGACTAG
- a CDS encoding TIGR03086 family metal-binding protein, whose product MAVADRVPLDFDPPVRGLRALLLGIDNGELSNPTPCPEWTVATLLDHLMGLSVAFTQAAHKRVDGPATSSAPVPSAQHLSRHWRSRLPVLLEDLANAWKDPAAWTGTSRAGGVTMPAAALGHVAMTELIMHSWDLARGTGQEYFADPRTLEVLIEFLSEGPAEGTPGLFGPVVPVDDEATLLDHALSLAGRDAKWRPPPRRRPAAA is encoded by the coding sequence ATGGCCGTGGCCGATCGTGTTCCTCTGGATTTCGACCCTCCGGTCCGGGGCTTGCGAGCCTTGCTGCTCGGCATCGACAACGGCGAGTTGTCGAATCCCACGCCCTGTCCCGAGTGGACAGTCGCCACCCTCCTCGATCATCTGATGGGCCTGTCCGTGGCGTTCACCCAGGCCGCCCACAAACGCGTCGACGGTCCCGCCACGTCCTCGGCGCCCGTCCCCTCCGCGCAGCATCTGTCCCGGCACTGGCGCAGCCGCCTGCCGGTCCTGCTGGAAGACCTGGCCAACGCGTGGAAGGATCCGGCCGCTTGGACGGGCACCTCCCGGGCCGGCGGCGTCACCATGCCCGCCGCCGCGCTCGGCCACGTCGCGATGACCGAGCTGATCATGCACAGCTGGGATCTCGCCCGCGGCACCGGCCAGGAATACTTCGCCGACCCGCGCACCCTCGAGGTCCTCATCGAGTTCCTGTCCGAGGGGCCCGCCGAGGGCACACCCGGCCTGTTCGGCCCGGTCGTGCCCGTCGACGACGAGGCCACCCTGCTCGACCACGCGCTGTCGCTGGCCGGCCGTGACGCCAAGTGGCGTCCACCACCCCGCCGCCGGCCGGCCGCCGCCTAG
- a CDS encoding cobyrinate a,c-diamide synthase, with product MSAQPRLVVSAPASGHGKTAIAVGLLAACAARGIPAAGFKVGPDHTDAAYLGFAAGRPGRNLDPRLVGAQRIAPLFLHGSAGAQISVIEGAMGLFDSLTGQPEIDGTAAVAAVLHAPVVLVVDVASMGHSLAALVHGFRMFDEMVHLGGVILNRVASPRHEQMLRTALDDIGMPVLGALRRGDLPNVLPARSNGPVPVAHRTVEATRAVRRLGEAVGGGLDLDRIMALANSAPALPGPIWTPGEAAGGEVFEPRPVVALAGGPGAPYTYVETAELLTAAGADVAVVDPLRDEGLPAGTRALVVGGGLPEGYAEELSANRRLCNAVAQFAADGWPVIAEGVALPWLGRDFDGRPMCGVLDASAVTGEQTVAGYREATAPTTSPLAPAGARITGYKQHRAIVTPRAGAVPAWTWSGGNPEGFVWRQVHASQLGLHWAAAPEIAKRVVSAAVSGPAQLLPPVHVRAAPRQPEPQPNLNDTVDITTS from the coding sequence ATGAGCGCCCAGCCTCGTCTGGTCGTCAGCGCCCCCGCCTCGGGACACGGCAAGACCGCGATCGCGGTCGGCCTGCTCGCGGCGTGCGCGGCGCGGGGCATCCCGGCGGCCGGGTTCAAGGTCGGCCCCGATCACACCGACGCCGCCTACCTCGGGTTCGCGGCCGGGCGCCCGGGCCGCAACCTCGATCCGCGGCTCGTCGGCGCGCAGCGTATTGCTCCACTTTTCCTGCACGGCTCCGCCGGCGCGCAGATCTCGGTGATCGAGGGCGCGATGGGCCTGTTCGACTCGCTGACCGGCCAGCCCGAGATCGACGGCACCGCCGCCGTCGCCGCCGTGCTGCACGCCCCCGTCGTGCTGGTCGTCGACGTGGCGTCGATGGGGCATTCGCTTGCCGCCCTGGTGCACGGCTTCCGCATGTTCGACGAGATGGTGCACCTGGGCGGGGTGATCCTCAACCGGGTCGCGTCGCCGCGGCACGAGCAGATGCTGCGCACCGCGCTCGACGACATCGGCATGCCGGTTCTGGGCGCGCTGCGCCGCGGCGACCTGCCCAACGTGCTGCCCGCCCGCTCGAACGGCCCGGTGCCGGTGGCCCACCGTACGGTCGAGGCGACCAGGGCCGTGCGCCGGCTGGGCGAGGCCGTCGGCGGCGGTCTGGACCTCGATCGCATCATGGCCCTGGCGAACTCGGCGCCTGCGCTGCCCGGCCCGATCTGGACGCCGGGGGAGGCCGCCGGCGGCGAGGTCTTCGAGCCGCGTCCTGTGGTCGCGCTGGCCGGTGGGCCCGGGGCGCCTTACACGTACGTCGAGACGGCCGAGCTGCTCACCGCGGCCGGCGCCGACGTGGCAGTGGTCGACCCGTTGCGCGACGAGGGCCTGCCCGCCGGCACCCGGGCGCTGGTCGTCGGGGGCGGCCTGCCCGAGGGGTACGCCGAGGAGCTGTCCGCGAACCGCCGCCTGTGCAACGCGGTCGCCCAGTTCGCCGCCGACGGCTGGCCGGTGATCGCCGAGGGGGTGGCGTTGCCGTGGCTGGGCCGTGACTTCGACGGCCGTCCCATGTGCGGCGTGCTCGACGCGTCGGCGGTGACCGGGGAGCAGACCGTGGCCGGTTACCGCGAGGCGACCGCCCCCACCACCTCGCCGCTGGCCCCGGCCGGCGCGCGCATCACCGGTTACAAACAGCACCGGGCGATCGTCACGCCCCGTGCCGGCGCCGTCCCGGCGTGGACGTGGTCGGGCGGCAATCCCGAGGGCTTCGTCTGGCGGCAGGTGCACGCCTCGCAGCTGGGCCTGCACTGGGCTGCCGCGCCCGAGATCGCCAAGCGTGTGGTGTCGGCCGCCGTCTCCGGGCCGGCGCAGCTGCTGCCGCCGGTCCACGTGCGTGCGGCGCCGCGCCAGCCCGAGCCGCAGCCGAACCTCAACGACACGGTGGACATCACCACGTCGTGA
- a CDS encoding SURF1 family cytochrome oxidase biogenesis protein: MYRFLLSPRWLAAAALAVAAAVVMVMLGNWQLRRYEERSAINDRIDAADSVAAVPLASVLTRPATAGAAGEAPGKDVAWTKVTVSGRYDPAHEIQARGRTVDGDVGFEIVTPLILDDGTAVLVDRGWVPAPPGGALAPPEVPPAPGGMVTVVGQVHLSESRPAPIERRHGRLDTRRISVPKLAPEMPYPVYGAYVLLTTQTPAADAAFTRIPIDHEDAWQNGGYAVQWWLFALMALAAYGYYARKEAQGRSPSSAPSDARPTAGDRVAEADRRRAASDDRVAEADRRRAASDDRVAEADRRRAASDDRVAEADRRRAASGDRVEEADRERAAAAAALGDRVTDADRARDAAGGSRSTPD; this comes from the coding sequence GTGTACCGCTTCCTGCTGAGCCCTCGCTGGCTCGCCGCTGCCGCGCTGGCCGTGGCGGCGGCGGTGGTCATGGTGATGCTCGGCAATTGGCAGCTGCGACGCTACGAGGAACGCAGCGCGATCAACGATCGCATCGACGCCGCTGACTCCGTGGCCGCCGTGCCGCTCGCCTCCGTGCTGACCCGCCCGGCCACCGCCGGTGCGGCCGGTGAGGCCCCCGGCAAGGACGTGGCCTGGACAAAGGTGACCGTGAGCGGGCGCTACGACCCGGCCCACGAGATTCAGGCGCGGGGTCGCACGGTCGACGGCGACGTCGGGTTCGAGATCGTGACACCGCTGATCCTCGACGACGGCACGGCCGTGCTGGTCGACCGGGGCTGGGTGCCGGCACCCCCCGGCGGGGCCCTCGCCCCGCCCGAGGTGCCACCCGCGCCGGGCGGCATGGTGACGGTGGTCGGCCAGGTGCACCTGTCGGAAAGCCGACCCGCGCCCATCGAGCGGCGTCACGGGCGGCTGGACACCCGGCGGATCTCGGTGCCCAAGCTCGCGCCGGAAATGCCCTATCCCGTGTACGGGGCCTACGTGCTGCTCACCACCCAGACGCCCGCGGCCGACGCCGCCTTCACCCGCATCCCGATCGACCACGAGGACGCGTGGCAGAACGGGGGGTACGCGGTGCAGTGGTGGTTGTTCGCGCTGATGGCGTTGGCGGCCTACGGGTATTACGCCCGCAAGGAAGCCCAGGGGCGTTCCCCCTCGTCCGCCCCCTCCGACGCCCGACCCACCGCGGGCGATCGCGTGGCTGAAGCCGACCGCCGCCGCGCCGCCTCGGACGACCGCGTGGCTGAAGCCGACCGCCGCCGGGCCGCCTCGGACGACCGCGTGGCCGAAGCCGACCGCCGCCGCGCCGCCTCGGACGACCGCGTGGCCGAAGCCGACCGCCGCCGCGCCGCCTCGGGGGACCGCGTCGAAGAGGCGGACCGCGAACGCGCGGCCGCGGCAGCCGCCCTGGGTGACCGTGTTACGGATGCTGATCGGGCCCGCGACGCCGCCGGCGGCAGCCGTTCGACACCGGACTGA